The following are encoded together in the Malaya genurostris strain Urasoe2022 chromosome 3, Malgen_1.1, whole genome shotgun sequence genome:
- the LOC131437255 gene encoding uncharacterized protein LOC131437255: MSQATDTVSCSSDTPSRSSLRHQRRVQVYSLQLTAYINVVRQVGTMAVLDSNMVVLLEALTDLLSDSKFSHFQVPDDDENDFNNHDMRMVLTCRLCEWNASSAFQLLTHLMVERYHQNISKKSNKISKRVISGYETFIREECAILEKRNFPPQTLDCILDFYFMTKSFLRITSRYLNSLQKLKYQPSTIIASGVSELLTEIDLLVSNAQCIESVPEYNSLLLSDKTWEIRYLFQNQLYNDATQITEKLRLNKPNCFQADRNIFSQPPPAHYQGSVLIMNSNVANGPNQQAFHPNIVPFRTVPPPRMMSSVVDFQRMQLPVPCMQPPMRPPIIGGHHVFQPISNAQQPRFNSGQPHQPRPSFPPIPPQQQIPHGMPNNAVNTSILPPLNSNAMDEQLKRFLNDPKLDDLIENGNLLREFHSTSVIPSELCMAMEAVAPDVKVRCYGAKVSGVGYEEDYLNLFVDSGLETKSDASIEPLIEKLCEFFTKNDDDWMIEEKHIAGYDSILTAKNYCENVCCRITFDSEIYYYNSLLIQYYMQTFPLLQKLCYYLQEFLKLVDLNFSRYLIVLLVMFYLQVQEYLPTVEQLQKNMPEQKVHKSMIVNFVARKPEELKLKDCETDVRKCATELFRFYGLNFSFDQLVICPLEGKAVHKTDFSPTNAWRMPLKRYRAYMEKAQENEIFDATAPICVQDLLQLTVNVAGTVSNDEKSRFVQVCRRAFQHYTNNQ; the protein is encoded by the exons ATGTCACAGGCAACGGACACTGTCAGCTGTTCATCCGATACACCGAGCAGAAGCTCATTACGG CATCAACGTCGCGTTCAGGTTTACTCCTTGCAACTAACCGCATACATAAATGTGGTCCGTCAGGTTGGCACTATGGCCGTGCTGGATTCGAATATGGTAGTGCTTCTGGAAGCTCTAACGGATTTGCTTTCCGATAGCAAGTTTTCCCATTTTCAGGTTCCAGATGACGATGAGAATGATTTTAACAACCATGACATGCGAATGGTTTTAACTTGTCGTTTATGCGAGTGGAATGCCAGCAGTGCTTTTCAACTGCTTACTCACTTGATGGTTGAAAGATATCATCAAAATATATCcaaaaaaagtaataaaataaGCAAACGTGTCATTTCGGGCTACGAAACGTTCATTCGTGAAGAATGTGCTATTTTGGAAAAACGAAATTTTCCTCCGCAAACGTTGGATTGCATATTGGATTTCTACTTTATGACAAAGTCATTTCTGCGAATTACTTCTCGTTATCTGAATTCGTTACAAAAACTTAAGTATCAGCCATCAACCATCATTGCTAGCGGCGTTAGTGAGTTACTTACGGAAATtgatttgcttgtttcaaatGCACAGTGTATTGAATCGGTTCCGGAATACAATTCGCTACTATTGTCCGATAAGACATGGGAAATTCGGTACTTGTTCCAAAATCAATTATAT AATGATGCTACCCAAATAACGGAAAAATTGCGACTTAACAAACCGAATTGCTTTCAAG CGGACCGAAATATTTTCTCTCAGCCACCACCTGCTCATTATCAAGGAAGCGTATTAATAATGAACTCAAATGTGGCCAATGGGCCTAACCAACAAGCATTCCATCCAAACATCGTTCCGTTCAGAACAGTTCCACCGCCTCGAATGATGTCATCCGTTGTAGATTTTCAACGTATGCAGCTACCTGTTCCGTGTATGCAACCACCAATGCGACCACCCATTATAGGAGGGCACCATGTATTTCAACCGATTAGCAATGCACAACAACCGCGGTTCAACTCCGGGCAGCCTCATCAACCGCGTCCATCATTTCCGCCAATACCTCCTCAGCAGCAAATACCACATGGCATGCCGAATAATGCGGTCAACACTTCGATATTACCACCGCTGAACTCGAACGCGATGGACGAGCAGTTGAAACGCTTCTTGAACGATCCGAAACTCGACGATTTAATAGAAAATGGTAACCTTCTTAGGGAATTTCATTCAACAAGCGTGATCCCATCGGAACTATGTATGGCAATGGAAGCCGTTGCTCCTGACGTAAAGGTTAGGTGCTATGGTGCAAAGGTTTCCGGAGTCGGATATGAAGAAGATTACCTCAATTTATTCGTCGATTCTG GACTCGAAACCAAATCGGATGCTTCTATTGAACCATTGATTGAAAAACTGTGTgagtttttcacaaaaaatgatGACGACTGGATGATTGAAGAAAAGCACATTGCTGGTTATGACTCAATACTAACAGCgaaaaattattgtgaaaatgTTTGCTGTAGGATTACGTTCGATAGCGAAATTTATTATTACAACTCTCTGCTCATTCAGTATTATATGCAGACTTTTCCGCTATTGCAAAAACTCTGCTACTACCTACAGGAGTTCTTAAAGCTAGTGGATTTGAATTTCAGTCGTTATTTGATTGTTTTACTGGTAATGTTCTACCTACAAGTACAGGAATATCTACCAACGGTGGAACAGCTACAAAAGAATATGCCAGAACAAAAGGTGCATAAGA GTATGATTGTGAATTTTGTTGCTAGAAAACCAGAAGAACTGAAACTTAAAGACTGCGAAACGGATGTTCGGAAGTGTGCTACAGAATTGTTCCGGTTTTATGGTCTCAACTTTTCTTTCGACCAATTGGTCATCTGCCCTCTGGAAGGAAAAGCAGTTCACAAGACTGATTTCTCCCCTACGAACGCATGGAGAATGCCACTGAAGCGCTATAGGGCCTACATGGAGAAGGCACAAGAAAATGAAATATTTGATGCAACTGCACCAATTTGCGTGCAGGATCTGCTACAGCTTACAGTGAATGTTGCGGGAACGGTCAGTAACGACGAGAAAAGTCGGTTCGTGCAAGTCTGCCGGAGAGCGTTTCAACACTACACTAACAATCAGTGA
- the LOC131438677 gene encoding uncharacterized protein LOC131438677 — protein MFKPIQFLVYSLLLALGTAIDEVNWYTKSPDDLQITGIVSNVTFSDYISHPHPPVDEHGRIVMGIRNEECDDAKSNLGIDFDPYNISHSTVYMCLDSKRDYRGDYNVEPLITLIDIPDAYVAIHKCMNSSIIYDSSIPTYGTHRPLWPRYGEYKYVPPQRWLHSSEHGAIIALYHPCANKQQTDELKKIVKSCLYRHIITSSDLPSKDRPFAIVAWGALLEFSVLQQEVVESFIRQYALKGPEDVSKDGQYDHLLLEPAQKVSTIDDNVLCPKHHRRDK, from the exons ATGTTCAAACCAATCCAATTTTTAGTTTATTCATTGCTACTTGCGTTGGGTACTGCGATTGATGAAG TCAACTGGTATACCAAATCACCAGACGATCTACAGATAACAGGAATAGTTTCGAATGTGACTTTTTCGGACTACATCTCGCATCCCCATCCACCAGTAGATGAACATGGTAGAATTGTAATGGGTATTCGAAACGAGGAATGTGACGATGCTAAATCAAATTTAGGGATTGACTTCGATCCATACAACATCAGTCACTCCACAGTATACATGTGTCTGGATAGCAAACGAGACTATCGTGGTGATTACAACGTGGAACCACTGATCACTCTAATCGATATTCCAGATGCATATGTTGCGATTCATAAATGCATGAACTCCAGCATAATATATGACAGTAGTATACCTACTTA TGGAACTCACCGTCCGCTGTGGCCTCGGTATGGTGAATACAAGTACGTCCCACCTCAGCGGTGGCTACACAGCAGCGAGCATGGTGCAATTATCGCCCTCTATCATCCATGCGCCAATAAACAGCAGACTGACGAACTGAAGAAAATTGTCAAAAGTTGTCTATACCGGCATATAATAACTTCGTCGGATCTTCCTTCTAAAGACCGGCCTTTCGCGATTGTAGCGTGGGGGGCATTATTAGAATTTTCCGTCCTTCAACAAGAAGTAGTGGAAAGTTTTATTCGACAGTATGCACTGAAAGGTCCTGAAGATGTGTCGAAAGATGGTCAATATGATCATTTACTGTTGGAACCGGCGCAGAAAGTTTCAACCATTGACGATAATGTGTTATGTCCAAAACACCACCGAAGGGACAAATAA